The genomic window GACCGCGCCGCAGCTCTACTCGACAACGAGCCCGACGGGCTACCCGCCATCGCGGCCGCCTTCGAAGCAGCCTGCTGCCCCTACCAACAGGCCAGAACTCTGACGCTCATCGGCGGCGACTCCGCCGATGTCGGCAATACCGTTCTGGCAGACCTAGGCATTACCCCTCCCAAGGGGTTCCGGTAGCAATCGTCGAAAAAGCAGCCTTCGAAGGCGCCGCACCCGCGTTTTGGTCCAGCTGCACTATCCACGGTGGCAGGACGGAACTCGTCCAGTGGCTGATCTTTTATCATGTCCCTGAACGACTTCAGCTGCTCGACCGTGAATTATTCTGCGGGTCAACAGTTTTGGCGGTTATGCTGGATCTTTCCCCAGCGTGCCGGGGACGAGCGGAGTTCGATCACTGATTTCGGGCGGTGTCGGACCCTGCACTCTCGTGGCAGTGTCGCGTCGAGTACCCGTGGCGGCGCCTGCCATTTGGCTGCGATGATGCCGACTTCGTGGACACGGACGTGGTCACGGTGGCCGCCGTGGTGGTCGGCGTCCGTCGTGGCATGTGATCGTGTCGAATATTGCCGAGAATTGCCGGTGCGTGATCAGGATGCGGAGATCTCGATTCCGATGTTGGCGTTGTCACCACGTCGCAGGCGACTGCTGAGGGTGGCTATCCAGCCTTGGAATCCGTAGCGGTGCCGGATCAGCTGGCGTGCCTTGGCGGTGGCGGCCTCGTCGAGCAAGACCGCGGTGCCCCGCACGATCTCGCCGCGCGCCTTGCCGCGGATAGTGCATTGTTGGACGGTGACCTCGGGATTGCGGCGGATGCGCTTGACCTTTCCGGCATCGGGCAGGGAGGAGACATAGAGCTTGCCGTTGTCGAGTGCGGCCCATACCGGGGTGGCGACCGGGGACCCGTCTATCTTGAAACTTGTCAACAGAAGGTATCGCGCAGTCCCCACTGGGCCGAATGGACTGTCCACTGCCAGAGTCTTTCTCTCAGAGTGCCTGAAGATGTATTGATGCCGTCGTCGAGGTAGCCGCACACGATCTTGTCGATGGCGCGGCATCCTTGCTGTTCATTCGACGGTGTCTCGGGATGCGAAGCCCACAGGATCCTGGCTGGGGGGTGCGCCGAACAGGCGCCGATATTCGCGGCTGAACTGTGATGGGCTGTCGTAGCCCACGAGATATCCGATGTTGGCGATGTCTTTGGGATTGGCCGCCAGCAGAAGACGCGCCTCGTGCAGC from Nocardia bhagyanarayanae includes these protein-coding regions:
- a CDS encoding PPOX class F420-dependent oxidoreductase, producing MDSPFGPVGTARYLLLTSFKIDGSPVATPVWAALDNGKLYVSSLPDAGKVKRIRRNPEVTVQQCTIRGKARGEIVRGTAVLLDEAATAKARQLIRHRYGFQGWIATLSSRLRRGDNANIGIEISAS